One genomic region from Haloprofundus salinisoli encodes:
- a CDS encoding DUF447 domain-containing protein has product MSEPGEGDGDGEAVGRWPVELRGVTESVVTTLGPNDLWNVAALGVRAPEESNAPATATTWGNTRTRRNFHRQAEGVVQFVTDPRTFVDAAVTVREESGPVLDSVDAWVRVEVRCVESQERRETTIERWELRPLESNVVETGVRTINRGFYAVVDATVAASRLDVPAYDTDVLIERLEYFEETVENCGGDAEREAFERLSAETGWRERRDGRERRDDRDAR; this is encoded by the coding sequence GTGAGCGAGCCGGGGGAGGGCGACGGGGACGGCGAGGCGGTCGGACGGTGGCCCGTCGAACTCCGGGGCGTCACGGAATCGGTGGTGACGACGCTCGGGCCGAACGACCTGTGGAACGTCGCGGCGCTCGGGGTTCGCGCGCCCGAAGAGTCGAACGCGCCTGCGACGGCGACGACGTGGGGCAACACCCGGACGCGTCGGAACTTCCATCGGCAGGCTGAGGGCGTCGTCCAGTTCGTCACCGACCCGCGGACGTTCGTCGACGCCGCGGTGACGGTACGCGAGGAGTCGGGCCCGGTGCTCGACAGCGTCGACGCGTGGGTGCGCGTCGAAGTCCGCTGCGTCGAAAGCCAAGAGCGCCGGGAAACGACCATCGAGCGGTGGGAACTCCGGCCGCTGGAGTCGAACGTGGTCGAGACGGGCGTCCGAACCATCAACCGCGGGTTCTACGCCGTCGTCGACGCGACGGTCGCGGCGTCGCGGTTGGACGTGCCCGCCTACGACACCGACGTGCTGATCGAGCGCCTCGAATACTTCGAGGAGACGGTCGAGAACTGCGGCGGCGACGCCGAGCGAGAGGCGTTCGAGCGACTAAGCGCCGAGACGGGGTGGCGAGAGCGACGCGACGGACGCGAGCGACGCGATGACCGGGATGCGCGCTGA
- a CDS encoding 30S ribosomal protein S17e has protein sequence MAIKPKYVKQMGALLLEKYPQAFNTDFETNKENVDKLTNVDSKGVRNRIAGYVTRKKQSQAAAA, from the coding sequence ATGGCTATCAAACCCAAGTACGTCAAGCAGATGGGTGCGCTGCTGCTGGAGAAGTACCCGCAGGCGTTCAACACCGACTTCGAGACGAACAAGGAGAACGTCGACAAACTGACCAACGTCGACTCGAAAGGCGTCCGCAACCGCATCGCCGGTTACGTCACGCGCAAGAAGCAGTCGCAGGCAGCCGCCGCATAA
- a CDS encoding NAD(P)/FAD-dependent oxidoreductase, protein MQRVDVAIVGGGPGGTAAAHAAASAGATAVVMEKGVPRADREGLGPDSTDAAGILDYWVDIMGIHPDEMPDGIVLQTLDRAEFVGPNESLTLRATGIESPYDEFGYTFHRARFDDWMRQRAEDAGAEYRVKASVKNVETNLASTGDGPRHTVELKGGENVGADFLILADGPQRTVTNRVLDRFLPDGEKASERLSSPRANHIAYQEYRRFPEELFEEIRSAITFWWGYMPGHTAYPWVFPNDDNVCRVGLTMPIGMDIDEVNDREKYALLRPEDERIPQGKEYIRRLLDHVYGDEYDLDDFPLVEDRGKRGGTETYAISSTRPIDSPVGADIAVVGGAMGATSAFHEGGDHVAVRTGAIAGELAATGDLSAYNQRWKDAIDDEILRNVAMADLVHDYGPDDWDWAFETARKLLDTDGGVQILEGGARAGVNAARLAGAYKKRKYKFRKGRYVQLKESEYTV, encoded by the coding sequence ATGCAGCGCGTAGACGTAGCCATCGTCGGCGGCGGTCCGGGCGGTACGGCAGCGGCGCACGCGGCCGCGTCCGCCGGAGCGACGGCCGTCGTGATGGAGAAAGGCGTCCCGCGGGCCGACCGAGAGGGACTCGGTCCGGACTCGACGGACGCCGCGGGAATCCTCGACTACTGGGTGGATATCATGGGTATCCACCCCGACGAGATGCCCGACGGAATCGTCCTCCAGACGCTCGATCGCGCGGAGTTCGTCGGCCCGAACGAGTCGTTGACGCTCCGCGCGACGGGCATCGAATCGCCGTACGACGAGTTCGGCTACACCTTCCACCGCGCTCGGTTCGACGACTGGATGCGCCAACGCGCCGAGGACGCGGGCGCGGAGTACCGCGTGAAAGCCTCGGTGAAGAACGTCGAGACGAACCTCGCGTCAACCGGCGACGGCCCGCGACACACCGTCGAACTCAAAGGCGGCGAGAACGTCGGTGCCGACTTCCTGATTCTGGCCGACGGTCCCCAGCGAACCGTGACGAACCGCGTGCTCGACCGCTTCCTCCCCGACGGCGAGAAAGCCTCCGAACGTCTCTCCTCGCCGCGGGCGAACCACATCGCCTACCAGGAGTACCGCCGCTTCCCCGAGGAACTGTTCGAGGAGATCAGATCGGCGATCACGTTCTGGTGGGGGTACATGCCCGGTCACACCGCCTACCCGTGGGTGTTCCCGAACGACGACAACGTCTGTCGCGTCGGCCTCACGATGCCCATCGGGATGGACATAGACGAGGTAAACGACCGCGAGAAGTACGCGCTCCTCCGCCCGGAGGACGAGCGCATCCCGCAGGGCAAAGAGTACATCCGACGTCTCCTCGACCACGTCTACGGCGACGAGTACGACCTCGACGACTTCCCGCTGGTCGAAGACCGCGGCAAGCGCGGCGGGACGGAGACGTACGCCATCTCCTCGACGCGACCCATCGACTCGCCGGTCGGCGCGGACATCGCCGTCGTCGGCGGCGCGATGGGTGCGACCTCCGCGTTCCACGAGGGCGGCGATCACGTCGCCGTCCGTACGGGCGCTATCGCCGGCGAACTCGCTGCCACCGGCGATCTCTCGGCGTACAACCAGCGCTGGAAGGACGCGATAGACGACGAAATTCTGCGAAACGTTGCCATGGCCGACCTCGTCCACGACTACGGCCCCGACGACTGGGACTGGGCGTTCGAGACGGCGCGTAAGCTCTTGGACACCGACGGGGGAGTCCAGATTCTCGAAGGCGGCGCTCGCGCGGGCGTCAACGCCGCCCGCCTCGCGGGCGCGTACAAGAAACGGAAGTACAAGTTCCGCAAGGGCCGCTACGTTCAGCTGAAAGAGTCCGAATACACGGTCTGA
- a CDS encoding D-2-hydroxyacid dehydrogenase → MTDPDIVVLRQKIHGLSAAAYAETLRERLPDYDVALAKTPAEEREYLRTARVATGFSLDADELDAAPNLELFACVYAGTGHLELDSFAERGVAVTNASGVHGPNIAEYALGAILSFARGFDTAWRRKERAEWRSYQATEVHGSRVAVVGLGAIGESIVDRLEPFGVHTIGVRYSPEKGGPTDEVYGFDEIHEALADSDYVVVAAPLTETTAGLIGESALRTMPPHSVLVNVGRGPIVDTDALVSTLQTNGLRGAALDVTDPEPLPREHPLWSFDNVLVTPHNAGHTPKYWARRADIMARNLEHAEETGAFEELENQAV, encoded by the coding sequence ATGACCGACCCCGACATCGTCGTCTTACGACAGAAGATTCACGGGCTCTCCGCGGCCGCCTACGCCGAGACGCTCCGCGAGCGGCTACCCGACTACGACGTCGCGCTGGCGAAGACCCCTGCGGAGGAACGCGAGTACCTCCGGACGGCCCGCGTCGCCACCGGCTTCTCGCTCGACGCCGACGAACTCGACGCCGCGCCGAACCTCGAACTGTTCGCCTGCGTCTACGCCGGAACGGGGCATCTGGAGCTCGACTCGTTCGCCGAGCGCGGCGTCGCGGTGACGAACGCCTCGGGCGTCCACGGACCGAACATCGCCGAGTACGCCCTCGGCGCGATTCTCTCGTTCGCCCGCGGGTTCGACACGGCGTGGCGGCGAAAGGAGCGCGCCGAGTGGCGGTCGTATCAGGCCACCGAAGTCCACGGAAGCAGAGTCGCGGTCGTCGGCCTCGGCGCTATCGGAGAGAGTATCGTCGACCGGCTGGAACCGTTCGGCGTCCACACCATCGGCGTCCGCTACTCGCCGGAGAAAGGTGGGCCGACCGACGAGGTGTACGGCTTCGACGAGATTCACGAGGCGCTCGCCGACAGCGACTACGTCGTCGTCGCCGCGCCGCTGACCGAGACGACGGCGGGCCTCATCGGCGAGTCGGCGCTGCGGACGATGCCGCCGCACTCGGTGCTCGTCAACGTCGGGCGCGGCCCCATCGTCGACACCGACGCGCTCGTCTCGACGCTCCAGACGAATGGCCTCCGCGGTGCGGCGTTGGACGTGACCGACCCGGAACCGCTCCCGCGGGAGCATCCCCTGTGGTCGTTCGACAACGTGCTCGTCACGCCGCACAACGCGGGGCACACGCCGAAGTACTGGGCGCGGCGTGCGGACATCATGGCACGGAATCTGGAGCACGCCGAGGAGACGGGCGCGTTTGAGGAGTTGGAGAATCAAGCGGTCTAG
- a CDS encoding fumarylacetoacetate hydrolase family protein, translating to MRIARIQTPDGPREGEYRDGTVVADDGEYVVGEDGSLLAPCEPSAVYCVGRNYAATLEQMEYERPEEPDFFIKPPTSVIAHEEPIPYPPFTDELTYAGELVAVIDEECHDISVDEVPEYVRGYTIMNDVDALDQQGRTARKAFDGSGPLGPWIETELDPRNLDMHTDVSGERRQEANTELMLFGPYEVVSYLSKRFTFRPGDAIAFGSPANPGTIEPDDVVEITYEGIGTLRNTVE from the coding sequence ATGCGAATCGCCCGTATTCAGACCCCCGACGGACCGCGCGAGGGCGAGTACCGAGACGGAACCGTCGTCGCGGACGACGGTGAGTACGTCGTCGGCGAGGACGGCTCGCTGCTCGCGCCGTGCGAACCCTCGGCGGTGTACTGCGTCGGCCGCAACTACGCCGCGACTCTCGAACAGATGGAGTACGAGCGACCCGAGGAACCAGACTTCTTCATCAAACCGCCGACCTCGGTCATCGCCCACGAGGAGCCGATTCCCTACCCTCCGTTCACCGACGAACTCACCTACGCGGGCGAACTCGTCGCCGTCATCGACGAGGAGTGTCACGACATCTCGGTCGACGAAGTCCCGGAGTACGTCCGCGGCTACACCATCATGAACGACGTGGACGCGCTCGACCAGCAGGGTAGAACCGCGAGAAAGGCGTTCGACGGCTCCGGACCGCTCGGTCCGTGGATCGAGACCGAGTTGGACCCCCGAAACCTCGACATGCACACGGACGTGAGCGGCGAGCGCCGACAGGAGGCGAACACGGAACTGATGCTGTTCGGCCCGTACGAGGTCGTCTCCTACCTTTCGAAGCGGTTCACGTTCCGACCGGGCGACGCCATCGCGTTCGGCAGCCCGGCGAACCCCGGAACCATCGAGCCGGACGATGTGGTCGAAATCACCTACGAGGGTATCGGGACGCTACGGAACACTGTAGAGTAG
- the asd gene encoding aspartate-semialdehyde dehydrogenase codes for MAVRVGILGATGAVGQRFIQLLDGHSSFELAAVTASDESAGKSYREAAKWRVDTPIPDDVAEMTVRRTAVDDVPDDLDLVFSSLPSSAAANVEPEFAEAGYVVSSNSSNDRMAPDVPLTIPEVNADHLGLIEVQRDERGWDGALIKNPNCSTITMTPTLAALDEFGLERVHVSTLQAVSGAGYSGVTSMEIIDNAIPHIGGEEEKMESESRKLLGSFDGAELSLHDADVSASCNRIPTLDGHLENVFAELEDDPSVDEIADAMREFPGVDLPSAPDPLIRVFEDPTRPQPRLDRMHGDGMAISAGGIEETSSGIKYNCLAHNTIRGAAGASVLNGELLVEEGWV; via the coding sequence ATGGCAGTACGCGTTGGCATCCTCGGCGCCACCGGCGCAGTCGGACAGCGATTCATCCAACTTCTCGACGGTCACTCGAGCTTCGAGCTCGCGGCCGTCACCGCGAGCGACGAGAGCGCGGGCAAGAGCTACCGCGAGGCCGCCAAGTGGCGCGTCGACACGCCCATCCCGGACGACGTCGCCGAGATGACGGTCCGACGCACCGCCGTCGACGACGTGCCCGACGACCTGGACCTCGTCTTCTCCTCGCTTCCCTCCTCTGCGGCCGCGAACGTCGAACCCGAGTTCGCCGAAGCCGGCTACGTCGTCTCCTCGAACTCCTCGAACGACCGGATGGCCCCCGACGTCCCCCTCACGATTCCGGAGGTCAACGCCGACCACCTCGGCCTCATCGAAGTCCAGCGCGACGAACGCGGCTGGGACGGCGCGCTCATCAAGAACCCCAACTGCTCGACGATCACGATGACGCCGACGCTCGCCGCGCTCGACGAGTTCGGCCTCGAACGCGTCCACGTCTCGACGCTCCAGGCGGTCTCCGGCGCGGGCTACTCCGGCGTCACCTCGATGGAGATCATCGACAACGCCATCCCGCACATCGGCGGCGAGGAGGAGAAGATGGAGAGCGAGTCGCGCAAACTGCTCGGCTCGTTCGACGGCGCGGAGCTCTCGTTGCACGACGCCGACGTCTCCGCCTCCTGTAACCGGATTCCGACGCTCGACGGCCACCTCGAAAACGTCTTTGCCGAACTCGAAGACGACCCGTCGGTCGACGAGATCGCCGACGCGATGCGCGAGTTCCCCGGCGTCGACCTCCCGAGCGCGCCGGACCCGCTCATCCGCGTCTTCGAGGACCCGACGCGGCCACAGCCGCGCCTCGACCGGATGCACGGCGACGGGATGGCCATCTCCGCGGGCGGCATCGAGGAGACGAGTTCGGGTATCAAGTACAACTGCCTCGCGCATAACACGATTCGCGGCGCGGCGGGCGCGAGCGTCCTCAACGGCGAGTTGCTGGTCGAAGAAGGCTGGGTCTAA
- a CDS encoding cold-shock protein, protein MAKGEVDFFNDTGGYGFISTDDADDDVFFHMEDVGGPDLEEGQEVEFDIEQAPKGPRATNLTRL, encoded by the coding sequence ATGGCGAAAGGCGAAGTTGATTTCTTCAACGACACTGGCGGCTACGGTTTCATCTCGACTGACGACGCGGACGACGACGTGTTCTTCCACATGGAGGACGTTGGCGGCCCGGACCTCGAAGAGGGACAGGAAGTGGAGTTCGACATCGAGCAGGCCCCGAAGGGCCCGCGCGCGACGAACCTCACGCGCCTGTAA
- a CDS encoding Rieske (2Fe-2S) protein — MDDSIRVTVETDDEEETVRVYDAEGSVEVDDATFRFSVDDATVDGANETNETKEPDPSPAKADSPSDSHRLVAVDDVPARGTVRFEALNGERGTEGILERSGDEVYAWRNSCPHKPHVRLDPGFGARTTNDHIVCHEHGARFVRGDGFCTRGPCRGQSLDLIEVECRDGDVYLSDDRFDSGRRL, encoded by the coding sequence ATGGACGACTCAATCCGGGTCACCGTCGAGACCGACGACGAAGAGGAGACGGTCCGAGTCTACGACGCCGAAGGGTCGGTCGAGGTCGACGACGCGACGTTTCGATTCAGTGTCGACGACGCGACCGTCGACGGGGCTAACGAAACCAACGAAACCAAAGAGCCCGACCCGTCGCCCGCGAAAGCCGACTCGCCGAGCGATTCGCATCGACTCGTCGCTGTCGACGACGTGCCCGCGAGAGGGACGGTTCGGTTCGAGGCTCTCAACGGAGAGCGCGGGACCGAGGGGATACTCGAACGCAGCGGCGACGAGGTATACGCGTGGCGCAACTCCTGTCCGCACAAACCGCACGTCCGGCTCGACCCCGGGTTCGGCGCGCGGACGACCAACGACCACATCGTCTGTCACGAACACGGGGCGCGGTTCGTCCGCGGCGACGGGTTCTGCACGCGGGGTCCGTGTCGCGGTCAGTCGCTCGACCTGATCGAGGTCGAGTGCCGAGACGGCGACGTGTATCTCTCCGACGACCGATTCGACTCGGGGCGGCGGTTGTAA
- a CDS encoding Gfo/Idh/MocA family protein, whose translation MSSEPGYDVGIVGCGVIGNRLAESFAAHERTNVWGACDLVESKVEAFADEYDCAPFTDYRELVGADAVDVVYVGIPPTGHLEVTQFAFEHEKDIICEKPIAESAEQGEKMVELELSSEQTTAVNLPFRYTPGFVEMRERVSDGDVGRPKRISLDFRFPQWPREWQDVEWLKSREQGGPLREVGTHFLFGVQEIFGPVERLSAEVTYTGPETYEESIVGYFEVGGVHGTLDLLCNHEQSEENSITVVGSESSLTLTEWYRLVENRGASEESGTTLNEMREQTTLTLVDEFVTSLDGGDGDLVSFEEAHRVQRVVDAVFDSEGTMRELGDD comes from the coding sequence ATGTCGTCCGAACCAGGTTACGACGTCGGAATCGTCGGGTGTGGGGTCATCGGGAACCGGCTCGCCGAGTCGTTCGCCGCTCACGAGCGGACGAACGTCTGGGGAGCCTGCGACCTCGTCGAGTCCAAAGTCGAGGCGTTCGCCGACGAGTACGACTGCGCCCCGTTCACCGACTATCGGGAACTGGTAGGGGCCGACGCGGTGGACGTCGTCTACGTCGGCATCCCGCCGACCGGCCACCTCGAAGTCACGCAGTTCGCGTTCGAACACGAGAAAGACATCATCTGCGAGAAACCCATCGCCGAGAGCGCCGAGCAGGGAGAGAAGATGGTCGAACTCGAACTGTCGTCCGAGCAGACGACGGCCGTCAACCTTCCGTTTCGGTACACACCTGGGTTCGTCGAGATGCGAGAGCGAGTCAGCGACGGCGACGTCGGCCGCCCGAAGCGGATCTCGCTCGACTTCAGGTTCCCCCAGTGGCCCCGCGAGTGGCAGGACGTCGAGTGGCTGAAGAGCAGAGAACAGGGCGGTCCGCTCCGCGAGGTCGGCACGCACTTTCTCTTCGGCGTCCAGGAGATTTTCGGCCCCGTCGAGCGACTCAGCGCCGAGGTCACGTACACCGGCCCCGAGACGTACGAGGAGTCTATCGTCGGCTACTTCGAGGTCGGCGGCGTCCACGGAACGCTCGATCTGCTCTGCAACCACGAGCAGTCCGAGGAGAACTCGATTACGGTCGTCGGGTCGGAGTCGTCGCTCACGCTGACCGAGTGGTACAGACTCGTCGAGAACCGCGGCGCGAGCGAGGAGAGCGGGACGACACTCAACGAGATGCGCGAGCAGACGACGCTGACGCTCGTCGACGAGTTCGTCACCAGCCTCGACGGCGGCGATGGCGACCTGGTCTCCTTCGAGGAAGCGCATCGGGTACAGCGGGTCGTCGACGCGGTCTTCGACTCGGAGGGAACGATGCGAGAACTCGGCGACGACTGA
- the hisD gene encoding histidinol dehydrogenase → MQVKRIADLGPGERDALFERDAGVDAVRNDVRDIVDRVREEGDVALREFSREFDGVEVGNVDVTDLAERAYDDIDEGMREAIETAAENVREFHERQLPEDWRDDFSGHVSEANVTAEVRSSSGSRELGRRFRPLERVGVYVPGGAAAYPSSALMGVIPAKVAGVEHVAVATPPADEINPVTLAAIHAAGADVVYAAGGAQAISALAYGTETVNAVQKVVGPGNKWVTAAKAEVRGDVEIDFLAGPSEILVVADETATPEFVAADLLAQAEHDPEASVVAVTDDGETAEAVAEAVEAGIDERERSDVISAALDNDASGVLLARSMPEAVLFAEEYAAEHLSIQARDDEELLDRITNAGSVFLGPYTPVAAGDYASGTNHVLPTSGGAKLYGGLSVDTFLRSTTVQRLDEDGLNALSETVTTLAEAEGLEAHAESVRVRLDGDETGE, encoded by the coding sequence ATGCAAGTCAAGCGAATCGCGGATCTCGGCCCCGGCGAGCGCGACGCGCTGTTCGAGCGCGACGCGGGCGTCGACGCCGTCCGCAACGACGTCCGCGACATCGTCGACCGCGTCCGCGAGGAGGGCGACGTGGCGCTCCGGGAGTTCTCCCGCGAGTTCGACGGCGTCGAAGTCGGCAACGTCGACGTGACGGACCTCGCCGAACGGGCGTACGACGACATCGACGAGGGGATGCGCGAGGCCATCGAGACAGCCGCCGAGAACGTCCGCGAGTTCCACGAACGGCAGCTCCCCGAGGACTGGCGCGACGACTTCTCGGGTCACGTGAGCGAAGCGAACGTGACTGCGGAAGTGCGAAGCTCTTCCGGCAGCCGGGAACTCGGTCGTCGGTTCCGGCCGCTCGAACGCGTCGGCGTCTACGTCCCCGGCGGCGCGGCCGCCTACCCGTCGAGCGCGCTGATGGGCGTCATCCCCGCGAAAGTCGCCGGCGTCGAGCACGTCGCCGTCGCCACGCCACCCGCCGACGAGATCAACCCGGTGACGCTCGCGGCGATTCACGCCGCCGGAGCGGACGTGGTGTACGCCGCCGGCGGTGCGCAGGCGATTTCGGCGCTCGCCTACGGCACGGAGACTGTCAACGCGGTCCAGAAGGTCGTCGGCCCCGGCAACAAGTGGGTGACGGCGGCGAAAGCCGAGGTCCGCGGTGACGTCGAGATCGACTTCCTCGCCGGGCCGAGCGAGATTCTGGTCGTCGCCGACGAGACGGCCACTCCCGAGTTCGTCGCTGCCGACCTCTTAGCGCAGGCCGAACACGACCCCGAAGCCTCCGTCGTCGCCGTGACCGACGACGGGGAGACGGCCGAGGCCGTCGCCGAGGCGGTCGAGGCGGGAATCGACGAGCGCGAGCGCAGCGACGTGATTTCGGCGGCGCTCGACAACGACGCCAGCGGCGTCCTGCTCGCGCGGTCGATGCCGGAGGCCGTCCTCTTCGCCGAGGAGTACGCCGCCGAACACCTCTCGATTCAGGCGCGCGACGACGAGGAACTGCTCGACCGCATCACCAACGCCGGGAGCGTCTTCCTCGGTCCGTACACCCCCGTCGCCGCGGGCGACTACGCCTCGGGGACGAACCACGTGCTGCCGACGAGCGGCGGCGCGAAACTCTACGGCGGGCTCTCGGTCGACACGTTCCTCCGCTCGACGACGGTCCAACGTCTCGACGAGGACGGCTTGAACGCGCTCTCGGAGACGGTCACGACGCTCGCGGAGGCCGAGGGGTTAGAGGCCCACGCCGAGAGCGTGCGCGTTCGACTCGACGGCGACGAGACCGGCGAATAG
- a CDS encoding HesB/IscA family protein — protein MSTESVDGDAETPVKVTENAASEALSLLEREGMDTDVAGLRLFVQQGGCAGLSYGMRFDNEPESDDAVTEHHGLRIFVDPASGRYIGGSVLDYEGGLQAAGFHVENPNVVSECGCGESFRT, from the coding sequence ATGAGTACCGAATCCGTCGACGGCGACGCTGAGACGCCGGTGAAGGTGACAGAGAACGCGGCGTCGGAGGCGCTGTCGCTCTTGGAGCGAGAGGGAATGGACACCGACGTAGCGGGGCTTCGCCTGTTCGTCCAGCAGGGCGGCTGCGCGGGGCTTTCCTACGGCATGCGCTTCGACAACGAACCCGAGTCCGACGACGCGGTGACCGAACACCACGGACTTCGCATCTTCGTCGACCCGGCGAGTGGCCGCTACATCGGCGGGAGCGTCCTCGACTACGAGGGCGGCTTACAGGCTGCGGGGTTCCACGTCGAGAACCCGAACGTCGTCTCCGAGTGCGGCTGCGGTGAGAGCTTCCGCACGTAG
- a CDS encoding DUF5816 domain-containing protein translates to MELEVATTSADDTVYVDRSEGTRGSKAPFYTAYVSESRDIRWGYFCGNCETFDNAMDTMGRIECNACGNIKKPDEWDAAHE, encoded by the coding sequence ATGGAACTGGAAGTCGCCACGACATCCGCAGACGACACCGTCTACGTCGACCGCAGTGAGGGGACCCGCGGGTCGAAAGCGCCGTTTTACACCGCGTACGTCTCCGAATCGCGCGACATCCGCTGGGGCTATTTCTGCGGTAACTGCGAGACGTTCGACAACGCGATGGACACGATGGGCCGCATCGAGTGCAACGCCTGCGGCAACATCAAGAAACCCGACGAGTGGGACGCCGCCCACGAGTGA
- a CDS encoding DUF7116 family protein — protein MAPVTMPPVEEAKSIFTRLGYTVSGEGTDLRAERKWRTVQVTAVADDDTIGHALADGGRDDGPPLRCFVTWDEHADSLCRRLERAARTYEWAVISVGDANDYRVIREDVAAVA, from the coding sequence ATGGCCCCTGTTACCATGCCACCAGTCGAGGAGGCCAAGAGTATTTTCACCCGCCTCGGCTACACCGTATCCGGAGAGGGGACGGACCTACGGGCCGAACGAAAGTGGCGTACCGTACAAGTGACGGCTGTCGCAGACGACGATACAATCGGTCACGCGCTCGCCGACGGCGGACGCGACGACGGTCCACCGCTCCGCTGCTTCGTCACCTGGGACGAACACGCCGACTCGCTCTGTCGGCGACTCGAACGCGCCGCTCGGACCTACGAATGGGCGGTAATCAGCGTCGGAGACGCCAACGACTATCGGGTCATCCGCGAAGACGTCGCGGCCGTCGCCTGA
- a CDS encoding mechanosensitive ion channel domain-containing protein codes for MGSPILQTGIVEEALERFLGQLVDAIPVLLVGLVFLVLAATVVKVVLFVVKAVLARALPGESPVYRQFIVTIVSVFLWFGVALSFLSIVGLEGIATSLGTAAGFVALGVSYATSGMIADAVAGVYLLRDPDFNPGDRVTTGDVTGEVVSIELRKTRLRVEDDTVVQGNAEIENRWTKLDDYA; via the coding sequence ATGGGGTCACCCATCTTACAGACGGGCATCGTCGAAGAGGCGTTGGAGCGGTTTCTCGGCCAGTTGGTCGACGCGATTCCGGTGTTACTCGTCGGCCTCGTGTTTCTGGTACTCGCCGCCACCGTCGTCAAGGTCGTCCTCTTCGTGGTGAAAGCGGTGTTGGCGCGGGCGCTACCGGGCGAGTCGCCCGTCTACCGACAGTTCATCGTGACCATCGTCTCGGTGTTTCTCTGGTTCGGCGTCGCGCTGTCGTTTCTCTCGATCGTCGGCCTCGAAGGTATCGCGACGTCGCTCGGCACCGCCGCGGGCTTCGTCGCGCTCGGCGTCTCCTACGCCACCTCGGGGATGATAGCCGACGCGGTGGCCGGCGTCTACCTCCTCCGTGACCCCGACTTCAACCCCGGCGACCGGGTCACCACCGGCGACGTCACCGGCGAGGTAGTGAGCATCGAACTCCGCAAAACCCGACTGCGCGTCGAGGACGACACCGTGGTCCAGGGCAACGCCGAGATCGAAAACCGGTGGACGAAACTCGACGACTACGCCTAA
- a CDS encoding metal-dependent hydrolase — MFVGHAVFAFALVAGAAVIRGVDSTRAFSLGAVAAAFAAAPDVDIAYAFVGVVGAEATSALSVASQFWQTGNLVHRTMTHSVAVAPVVAVAAALWLRGRRLHRWRELVAASGLLAAVVAVAAVVSGGLGVFVMLLFAAVAVGITEGTERWTDLGPRATFSAALVGLVSHPFGDLFTGSPPAMFYPFDATVFTDRLSFSVDPTLNLLGAFGLELLVIWSGLLVALHLSGYSLRDAVDGRAALGAAYAVSVLLIPAPTLELSYPFVFSVLAVGVVGAAPRVRIRSRRVELPDRLAALCTGLAAISIAGFAYTVAYLVA; from the coding sequence ATGTTCGTCGGGCACGCGGTGTTCGCGTTCGCGCTCGTCGCCGGTGCGGCGGTGATTCGCGGCGTCGACTCGACGCGCGCGTTCTCGCTGGGGGCGGTCGCTGCGGCGTTCGCCGCCGCCCCCGACGTCGACATCGCGTACGCCTTCGTCGGCGTCGTCGGCGCGGAGGCAACGAGCGCGCTGTCGGTCGCCTCGCAGTTCTGGCAGACCGGTAACCTCGTCCACCGAACGATGACGCACTCGGTGGCCGTCGCGCCCGTCGTCGCCGTCGCGGCGGCGCTGTGGCTCAGAGGACGGCGCCTCCACAGATGGCGCGAACTCGTCGCCGCGAGCGGGTTGCTCGCGGCCGTCGTCGCCGTCGCTGCCGTGGTCTCCGGCGGTCTCGGGGTGTTCGTGATGCTGCTGTTCGCCGCCGTCGCCGTCGGCATCACCGAGGGGACCGAGCGCTGGACCGACCTCGGCCCGCGAGCGACGTTCTCGGCGGCGCTCGTCGGACTGGTCTCGCACCCGTTCGGCGACCTGTTCACCGGGTCACCCCCGGCGATGTTCTACCCGTTCGACGCGACGGTGTTCACCGACCGGCTCTCGTTCAGCGTCGACCCGACGCTGAACCTGCTGGGCGCGTTCGGTCTCGAACTGCTCGTCATCTGGTCGGGACTGCTCGTCGCGCTCCACCTCTCGGGCTACTCGCTCCGGGACGCCGTCGACGGCCGCGCGGCGCTCGGCGCGGCGTACGCGGTGAGCGTCCTCCTCATCCCCGCGCCGACGCTCGAACTCTCGTATCCGTTCGTCTTCAGCGTGCTCGCCGTCGGCGTCGTCGGCGCGGCCCCGCGCGTCCGAATCCGGAGTCGACGGGTCGAGTTACCCGATAGACTCGCCGCGCTCTGCACCGGTCTCGCGGCGATCAGCATCGCCGGATTCGCGTACACGGTCGCGTATCTGGTCGCGTAG